Proteins encoded together in one Sceloporus undulatus isolate JIND9_A2432 ecotype Alabama chromosome 4, SceUnd_v1.1, whole genome shotgun sequence window:
- the CCN1 gene encoding CCN family member 1, with the protein MNNSQSRGCWVLALALLQLVNWVVSACPAACQCPLEVPRCAPGVGLVLDGCGCCKVCAKQLNEDCSKTQPCDHTKGLECNFGASSTAPKGICRAQSEGRPCEYNSKIYQNGESFQPNCKHQCTCIDGAVGCIPLCPQELSLPNLGCPNPRLVKIPGQCCEEWVCDDSKDTLEELEGFFGKEFGIDASEGELTRKNELIAIVKGGLKMLPVFETEPRSHSFENPKCIVQTTSWSQCSKTCGTGVSTRVTNDNPGCRLVKETRICEVRPCGQPSYDSLKKGKKCTKTKKSQAPVKFTYAGCSSVKKYRPKYCGSCVDSRCCTPQQTRTVKIRFRCDDGETFTKNVMMIQSCRCNYNCPHINEAYPNYRLFNDIHKFRD; encoded by the exons GTTGTTTCTGCTTGCCCAGCAGCTTGCCAGTGCCCTCTGGAAGTGCCCAGATGTGCCCCAGGAGTCGGGCTGGTCCTGGACGGTTGTGGATGCTGCAAAGTTTGCGCGAAACAGCTCAACGAGGACTGCAGCAAGACGCAGCCGTGCGATCACACCAAGGGGCTGGAGTGCAATTTCGGCGCCAGTTCCACGGCTCCAAAGGGGATCTGCCGAG CACAGTCAGAAGGGAGACCCTGTGAATACAACTCCAAAATCTACCAGAACGGGGAAAGCTTTCAGCCTAACTGCAAGCACCAGTGTACGTGCATCGATGGGGCCGTCGGCTGCATCCCGCTCTGCCCGCAAGAGCTCTCCCTTCCTAACTTGGGCTGCCCTAACCCAAGGCTTGTGAAAATCCCTGGACAGTGCTGCGAGGAATGGGTCTGCGACGATTCCAAAGACACTTTGGAAGAGTTGGAAGGCTTCTTCGGAAAAGAGTTTGGCATAGACGCTTCGGAAGGGGAATTAACCAGAAAGAACGAGCTGATAGCCATTGTGAAAGGAGGACTGAAAATGTTGCCTG tctTTGAAACTGAACCTCGCAGCCATTCATTTGAGAATCCAAAGTGCATTGTGCAAACCACCTCATGGTCCCAGTGTTCAAAAACTTGTGGAACTGGCGTCTCTACCCGAGTCACCAATGACAACCCAGGCTGCAGGCTAGTGAAAGAGACCAGAATATGTGAAGTGAGGCCATGTGGGCAGCCTAGCTATGACTCTTTAAAG aagggaaagaaatgtaCCAAGACCAAAAAGTCCCAAGCTCCGGTCAAGTTCACTTATGCAGGATGCTCCAGTGTGAAGAAGTATCGCCCCAAGTACTGTGGCTCGTGTGTGGACAGCAGATGTTGCACTCCTCAGCAGACCAGGACTGTCAAGATCCGATTCCGTTGTGATGATGGGGAGACCTTCACTAAGAATGTCATGATGATCCAGTCATGCAGATGCAACTACAACTGCCCTCATATAAATGAGGCCTACCCTAACTACCGGCTCTTTAATGACATCCACAAATTTAGGGACTAA